The following are encoded together in the Serratia sp. UGAL515B_01 genome:
- a CDS encoding adenylosuccinate synthase — protein sequence MGKNVVVLGTQWGDEGKGKVVDLLTERAQYVVRYQGGHNAGHTLVINGEKTVLHLIPSGILRENVTSIIGNGVVLAPDALMKEMGELESRGIPVRERLLLSEACPLILPYHVALDNAREKARGAKAIGTTGRGIGPAYEDKVARRGLRVGDLFDKETFAVKLKEIIDYHNFQLVNYYKVDAVDYQTTLDYVLSIADILTAMVVDVAELLDGARKRGDLIMFEGAQGTLLDIDHGTYPYVTSSNTTAGGVATGSGIGPRYVDYVLGIVKAYSTRVGAGPFPTELFDEIGEYLCKQGNEFGATTGRRRRTGWLDVVAVRRAVQINSLSGFCLTKLDVLDGLKEVKICVGYRMPDGREMTTTPLAAEGWEGIEPIYETMPGWSETTFGVKEHSKLPQAALNYIKRIEELTGIPIDIISTGPDRSETMILRDPFDA from the coding sequence GTAAGAACGTCGTCGTACTGGGCACCCAATGGGGTGACGAAGGTAAGGGTAAGGTCGTAGACCTGCTGACTGAACGGGCTCAATATGTTGTGCGCTACCAAGGTGGCCATAACGCTGGCCACACTCTGGTTATCAACGGTGAAAAAACCGTTCTTCATTTAATTCCTTCAGGTATCTTGCGTGAAAACGTAACCAGCATCATCGGCAACGGTGTTGTTCTGGCACCGGACGCATTGATGAAAGAAATGGGTGAGCTCGAATCGCGCGGCATCCCGGTACGCGAACGCCTGTTGCTCTCTGAAGCCTGTCCACTAATCCTGCCATACCACGTTGCATTGGATAATGCGCGTGAGAAAGCACGAGGTGCCAAAGCGATCGGCACTACTGGCCGTGGTATTGGCCCGGCCTATGAAGATAAAGTAGCCCGCCGTGGTCTGCGTGTTGGTGATTTGTTCGACAAGGAAACCTTTGCCGTCAAACTTAAAGAAATCATCGACTACCATAACTTCCAATTGGTTAACTACTACAAAGTTGATGCTGTCGATTATCAGACGACGCTTGACTATGTATTGTCGATTGCCGACATCCTGACAGCGATGGTTGTAGACGTTGCTGAATTGTTGGACGGTGCGCGCAAACGTGGTGACCTGATCATGTTTGAAGGGGCGCAAGGTACGCTGTTGGATATCGATCACGGTACCTATCCGTATGTTACCTCCTCCAACACCACTGCTGGTGGCGTAGCAACGGGTTCAGGTATTGGCCCACGGTATGTGGACTATGTTCTGGGCATTGTGAAAGCCTACTCTACACGCGTAGGTGCGGGCCCATTCCCAACCGAACTGTTTGATGAGATCGGCGAGTATCTTTGCAAGCAAGGTAATGAGTTCGGTGCAACCACTGGCCGCCGCCGTCGTACCGGCTGGCTGGACGTGGTCGCTGTACGCCGCGCCGTACAAATCAACTCGTTGTCTGGTTTCTGCCTGACTAAACTGGATGTCCTGGATGGTTTGAAAGAAGTGAAGATCTGTGTGGGGTATCGTATGCCGGATGGTCGTGAAATGACCACAACTCCATTGGCAGCTGAAGGTTGGGAAGGTATCGAGCCTATTTACGAGACAATGCCTGGCTGGAGCGAAACAACTTTTGGTGTAAAAGAACACAGTAAATTGCCGCAAGCAGCGCTGAACTACATCAAGCGTATTGAAGAACTGACGGGAATACCGATAGATATCATTTCAACGGGCCCAGATCGCAGCGAAACCATGATCCTGCGCGATCCGTTCGACGCATAA
- the nsrR gene encoding nitric oxide-sensing transcriptional repressor NsrR — protein MQLTSFTDYGLRALIYLASLPADKMTSISEVTEVFGVSRNHMVKIINQLSRDGFITAVRGKNGGIRLGKAAKTIRLGDVVRALEPLSLVNCSNDFCHITPACRLKPVLRQAVHNFLEELDNHTLAEMVEDNPPLYKLLLV, from the coding sequence GTGCAGTTAACAAGTTTTACTGATTATGGCTTGCGGGCGTTGATCTACCTGGCATCATTGCCAGCGGACAAAATGACCAGTATCTCTGAAGTTACTGAGGTGTTCGGTGTTTCACGTAATCATATGGTAAAAATTATCAACCAATTGAGCCGTGATGGTTTTATTACTGCTGTTAGAGGTAAAAACGGCGGTATTCGGTTGGGGAAAGCGGCCAAGACTATCCGTCTTGGCGATGTAGTGCGCGCATTGGAACCACTTTCGTTGGTCAATTGCAGCAACGATTTTTGCCATATTACCCCCGCCTGTCGCCTGAAGCCTGTGCTCCGGCAGGCTGTACATAATTTCCTTGAAGAGCTGGATAACCATACTCTGGCCGAGATGGTTGAAGATAATCCACCGCTCTACAAGCTTTTGCTTGTCTAA